ATTCTTATGTTATGCCATCTGAATGTGATTGTGATTCTCATTGTTCTAATTGTAGTGTTTCATTTCTTTTAAAAGAGAAAGGTCCTAAAATAGTATATTCAAAAGATCTTAAATCTGACGACCCAGCTATAAAACCAGTTTATGATACAATTCCAATTGTTAGACTTCGTGAAGATGAAGAAATTGAATTAGAAGCTATCGCAGAACTTGGATTAGGATCCGAGCATGCTAAATGGCAAGCTACTACTACTTGTGGATATAAGTATTATCCTAAAATTGAGATTGACAATGATAAACTCACTGATTTAGAGGAATATGTCAAGGAATGTCCTAGAAATGTTTTACAAATTGAGGATGATAAATTAGTAGTTAATGATATTGAAAATTGTTCCACTTGTAGGACTTGTCAGAGAATATCTGAAAGGGATGATAATGCTATT
This genomic interval from Candidatus Methanosphaera massiliense contains the following:
- a CDS encoding DNA-directed RNA polymerase subunit D, with protein sequence MNIEIREQNDERAVFIVDGVDDTFINTIRRICLVEIPTFAIEDVNIYKNDAKMFDEVLAHRLGLIPIVTDLDSYVMPSECDCDSHCSNCSVSFLLKEKGPKIVYSKDLKSDDPAIKPVYDTIPIVRLREDEEIELEAIAELGLGSEHAKWQATTTCGYKYYPKIEIDNDKLTDLEEYVKECPRNVLQIEDDKLVVNDIENCSTCRTCQRISERDDNAIIVDFEEGKYIFKLETDGSLTPREVLTIACDILTEKADNIINFVNEEE